A genomic region of Bubalus kerabau isolate K-KA32 ecotype Philippines breed swamp buffalo chromosome 10, PCC_UOA_SB_1v2, whole genome shotgun sequence contains the following coding sequences:
- the DLL4 gene encoding delta-like protein 4: MAVASRRASGWALLLLVALWQQPATGSGVFQLQLQEFANERGVLASGRPCEPGCRTFFRVCLKHFQAVVSPGPCTFGSVSTPVLGTNSFAVGDDSSGGGRNPLQLPFNFTWPGTFSLIIEAWHAPGDDLRPEALPPDALISKIAIQGSLAVGQNWLLDEQTSPLTRLRYSYRVICSDNYYGDSCSRLCKKRNDHFGHYVCQPDGSLSCLPGWTGEYCEQPICLSGCHEQNGYCSKPAECICRPGWQGRLCNECIPHNGCRHGTCSTPWQCTCDEGWGGLFCDQDLNYCTHHSPCKNGATCSNSGQRSYTCTCRPGYTGVDCELELSECDSNPCRNGGSCKDQEDGYHCLCPPGYYGLHCEHSTLSCADSPCFNGGSCRERNQGTSYACECPPNFTGSNCEKKVDRCTSNPCANGGQCLNRGPNRMCRCRPGFTGAHCEINISDCARSPCVHGGTCHDLENGFVCTCPAGFSGRRCEVRMPAEACASGPCFNGATCYPGLPPDNFVCNCPYGFVGSRCEFRMSMPPTFPWVAVSLGVGLVVVLVLLCMVAVAVRQLRLRRPDGGSREAMNNLSDFQKDNLIPTAQLKNTNQKKELEVDCGLDKSNCGKQQNHTLDYNLAPGLLGRGILPGKYSHSDKSLGEKAPLRIHSEKPECRISAICSPRDSMYQSVCLISEERNECVIATEV; this comes from the exons ATGGCAGTCGCGTCCCGTCGCGCCTCGGGCTGGGCGCTACTGCTGCTGGTGGCACTTTGGCAGCAG CCCGCGACCGGCTCCGGAGTCTTCCAGTTGCAGCTGCAGGAGTTTGCCAACGAGCGCGGCGTACTAGCCAGCGGGCGGCCGTGCGAACCTGGCTGCCGAACCTTCTTCCGCGTCTGCCTTAAGCACTTCCAGGCGGTCGTCTCTCCCGGGCCCTGCACCTTCGGCAGCGTCTCCACGCCTGTGCTGGGCACCAACTCCTTCGCCGTCGGAGACGACAGTAGCGGCGGGGGACGCAACCCTCTCCAACTACCCTTCAATTTCACCTGGCCG GGTACCTTCTCACTCATTATTGAAGCTTGGCACGCACCAGGAGATGACCTGCGGCCAG AGGCCTTGCCACCAGACGCGCTCATCAGCAAGATCGCCATCCAGGGCTCCCTAGCTGTGGGCCAGAACTGGTTACTGGATGAGCAGACCAGCCCTCTCACAAGGCTGCGCTACTCTTACCGGGTCATCTGCAGTGACAACTACTATGGGGACAGCTGCTCGCGTCTATGCAAGAAGCGCAATGACCACTTCGGCCACTACGTGTGTCAGCCAGATGGCAGCCTGTCTTGCCTGCCCGGCTGGACGGGGGAGTACTGCGAACAGC CTATCTGTCTTTCTGGCTGTCATGAACAGAATGGCTACTGCAGCAAGCCTGCAGAGTGCAT CTGCCGCCCGGGCTGGCAGGGCCGCCTGTGCAACGAATGCATCCCCCACAATGGCTGTCGCCATGGCACCTGCAGCACCCCCTGGCAATGCACTTGTGATGAGGGCTGGGGAGGCCTGTTCTGTGACCAAG ATCTCAACTACTGCACCCACCATTCCCCGTGCAAGAATGGGGCAACATGCTCCAACAGTGGGCAGCGGAGCTATACCTGCACCTGTCGCCCAGGCTACACTGGCGTAGACTGCGAGCTGGAGCTCAGCGAGTGTGATAGCAACCCCTGTCGCAACGGAGGCAGCTGTAAG GACCAGGAGGATGGCTACCACTGCCTGTGTCCCCCGGGCTACTATGGCCTGCACTGCGAACACAGCACCCTGAGTTGTGCTGACTCCCCCTGCTTCAATGGCGGCTCCTGTCGGGAGCGCAACCAGGGGACCAGCTACGCCTGTGAATGCCCCCCCAACTTCACTGGCTCCAACTGTGAGAAGAAAGTGGACAGGTGTACCAGCAACCCATGTGCCAATG GGGGCCAGTGCCTGAACCGAGGTCCGAACCGCATGTGCCGCTGCCGTCCTGGATTCACTGGCGCCCACTGTGAGATCAACATCAGCGACTGTGCCCGCAGCCCTTGTGTCCATGGTGGCACGTGCCATGACCTGGAGAATGGGTTTGTGTGCACCTGTCCAGCCGGCTTCTCTGGCCGGCGCTGCGAGGTGCGGATGCCTGCCGAAGCCTGTGCCTCGGGACCCTGCTTCAATGGGGCCACGTGCTACCCTGGCCTCCCTCCTGACAACTTCGTCTGCAACTGCCCCTATGGCTTCGTGGGCAGCCGCTGCGAGTTCCGCATGAGCATGCCCCCCACCTTCCCCTGGGTGGCCGTGTCCCTGGGCGTGGGGCTGGTGGTGGTGCTCGTGTTACTGTGCATGGTGGCAGTGGCGGTGCGGCAGCTGCGGCTCAGGCGGCCCGACGGTGGCAGCAGGGAGGCCATGAACAATTTGTCGGACTTCCAAAAGGACAACCTGATCCCCACCGCCCAGCTCAAGAACACAAACCAGAAGAAGGAGCTGGAAGTAGACTGTGGCCTGGACAAGTCCAACTGTGGCAAACAGCAGAACCACACATTGGACTATAATCTggccccagggctcctggggcgGGGGATCCTGCCCGGGAAGTATTCCCACAGTGATAAGAGCTTAGGGGAGAAGGCGCCACTGCGGATACACAG TGAAAAGCCAGAGTGTCGGATATCAGCCATATGCTCCCCCAGGGACTCCATGTACCAGTCTGTGTGTTTGATATCAGAAGAGAGGAATGAATGTGTCATTGCCACAGAG GTATAA